In Ipomoea triloba cultivar NCNSP0323 chromosome 15, ASM357664v1, one genomic interval encodes:
- the LOC116007208 gene encoding actin has protein sequence MKCDVDIRKDLYGNIVLSGGTTMFGGIADRMSKEITALAPSSMKIKVVAPPERKYSVWIGGSILASLSTFQQMWIAKAEYDESGPSIVHRKCF, from the exons ATGAAGTGTGACGTGGATATTAGGAAGGATCTTTATGGAAACATTGTCCTCAGTGGTGGTACCACTATGTTCGGGGGCATTGCTGACAGGATGAGCAAGGAGATCACAGCTTTGGCTCCAAGTAGCATGAAGATAAAGGTTGTTGCCCCACCTGAGAGGAAGTACAGTGTATGGATTGGAGGATCTATTTTGGCCTCCCTGAGCACATTCCAACAG ATGTGGATAGCAAAGGCGGAGTATGATGAGTCAGGGCCTTCGATTGTTCATAGAAAATGCTTCTAA